In one Oryza glaberrima chromosome 2, OglaRS2, whole genome shotgun sequence genomic region, the following are encoded:
- the LOC127764042 gene encoding heat shock 70 kDa protein 17 gives MAPPRTSGLLLLLAAVVAAAAVVLVPPAEAAVASIDLGSEWLKVAAVHLAPGRVPIAVAINEMSKRKSPALAALADGNRLAGEEASGITARHPSKVFARARDLLAKPFPYVRSVAEALFLPYDLVPDARGAAAVRADDGQVYTVEEIVAMVLHYAAGLADAHVGAPVRDAVVAVPPYFGQAERRALTQAAQLAGVNVLALINEHAGAALQYGIDKDFSNESRHVIFYDMGAGSTYAALVYYSAYKAKEFGKTVSVNQFQVKDVRWDSKLGGLEMEMRLVNYFADQFNKQLGNGVDIRQSPKAMAKLKKQVKRTKEILSANTAAPISVESLYNDLDFRSTITREKFEELCEDLWEQALTPVKEVLAHSGMKIDDIYAVELIGGATRVPKLQAKLQEFLGRSDLDKHLDADEAIVLGASLHAANLSDGIKLNRKLGMIDGSTYGFVFEINGPDYVKDESTDQLLVPRMKKLGIKMFRSIRHTKDFDVSISYEKASELPPGVTSHKFVEYSVSGLTDASEKYSSRNLSAPIKANLHFSLSRSGIISLDRAEAVIEITEWVEVPKKNLTLESNSTSQTLSSEGGAANDTSDSKENVSSDGDANKSSAPIDESNVQDIVTEKVLKKRTFRVPLKVVEKMAGAGSILSKELYSEAKTRLEALDKKDAERRRTAELKNNLESYIYSMKEKLEENTEILTVSTEQERESFAEKLNEVQDWLYMDGEDAQANEFKERLDQLKAIGDPILFRLSELKARPAACENARLYLAELQKIVKNWDSNKPWLPKKRVDEVVSEAEKVKTWLEEKEAIQKSTPVYSPPAFTSEEVYEKVLDLQDKVSSVNRIPKPKPKIEKKPPKEEESANKEKTDSSESESKEAESTETSSESAAPEESQSEPQKTDDLEPEAHDEL, from the exons ATGGCGCCGCCCCGCACATcgggtctcctcctcctcctcgccgcggtcgtcgcggccgccgccgtcgtcctcgtcccgccggcggaggcggcggtggcgagcatCGACCTGGGGTCGGAGTGGCTCAAGGTGGCCGCCGTGCACCTCGCCCCCGGACGCGTCCCGATCGCGGTGGCCATCAACGAGATGTCGAAGCGCAAGTCCCcggcgctcgccgcgctcgccgacggcaaccggctcgccggcgaggaggcgtcCGGCATCACCGCGCGCCACCCGTCCAAGGTGTTCGCCCGCGCGCGGGACCTCCTCGCGAAGCCCTTCCCCTACGTGCGGTCCGTCGCGGAGGCGCTCTTCCTCCCCTACGACCTCGTCCccgacgcgcgcggcgccgccgcggtccGCGCGGACGACGGGCAGGTCTACACCGTCGAGGAGATCGTCGCGATGGTGCTCCACTACGCCGCTGGGCTCGCGGATGCGCACGTCGGCGCTCCTGTGCgtgacgccgtcgtcgccgttccgCCCTACTTTGGGCAGGCCGAACGCCGGGCCTTGACGCAGGCGGCGCAGCTTGCCGGAGTTAACGTCCTCGCGCTCATCAATGAGCACGCCGGGGCAGCGTTGCAGTACGGGATCGACAAGGATTTCTCGAACGAGTCGAGGCATGTTATCTTCTATGACATGGGCGCAGGTAGTACCTACGCCGCGCTGGTGTACTACTCAGCTTACAAGGCCAAGGAGTTTGGGAAGACGGTATCGGTGAACCAGTTCCAG GTTAAGGATGTTAGATGGGACTCCAAACTTGGAGGCCTTGAAATGGAAATGCGCCTGGTAAACTATTTTGCTGATCAATTTAATAAACAACTCGGTAATGGAGTTGATATCCGCCAGTCTCCCAAGGCGATGGCTAAGTTGAAGAAGCAAGTTAAGCGTACCAAAGAAATTCTGAGTGCAAATACTGCTGCTCCAATTTCAGTTGAATCACTATATAATGATCTCGATTTCAG GAGTACCATTACACGTGAAAAATTTGAAGAACTTTGTGAAGATTTATGGGAGCAGGCTCTAACTCCAGTTAAAGAAGTGCTTGCACATTCTGGAATGAAGATTGATGATATCTATGCTGTAGAATTAATAGGAGGAGCTACTCGAGTACCAAAATTGCAG GCTAAGCTGCAGGAATTCCTGGGAAGAAGTGACCTGGATAAGCATCTTGATGCAGATGAAGCAATTGTTCTGGGTGCCTCACTGCATGCAGCTAACTTAAGTGATGGAATTAAGTTGAACCGTAAGTTAGGGATGATTGATGGTTCTACTTATGGTTTTGTGTTTGAAATAAATGGCCCAGATTATGTCAAAGATGAAAGCACTGATCAATTACTGGTGCCAAGGATGAAAAAATTGGGAATTAAG ATGTTCAGGTCCATTAGACATACTAAAGACTTCGATGTTTCTATCAGCTATGAAAAAGCTTCTGAACTGCCTCCAGGTGTTACATCACACAAATTTGTGGAGTATTCTGTATCAGGCCTGACAGATGCAAGCGAAAA GTACAGTAGCCGCAATTTATCTGCACCCATCAAGGCAAATCTACATTTTTCTTTGAGTAGGAGCGGAATTATTTCTCTTGATAGGGCAGAAGCAGTGATTGAGATAACTGAATGGGTTGAAGTTCCAAAGAAGAATTTAACTCTAGAGAGTAATTCCACCAGTCAGACTTTGTCTTCGGAAGGAGGAGCAGCTAATGACACATCTGACAGTAAGGAGAATGTGAGTTCTGATGGGGATGCAAATAAGTCCAGTGCTCCAATAGATGAGAGTAATGTACAAGATATTGTTACAGAGAAGGTGCTCAAGAAAAGAACATTCAGGGTCCCGTTAAAG GTTGTGGAAAAGATGGCTGGTGCTGGATCAATTCTTTCGAAGGAGTTGTATTCTGAAGCAAAAACTAGGTTAGAGGCGCTCGATAAGAAGGATGCTGAAAGGAGGAGAACTGCTGAACTGAAAAATAACCTGGAGTCTTACATATACTCTATGAAGGAGAAG CTGGAAGAGAACACAGAAATTTTGACCGTCTCAACTGAACAGGAGAGGGAATCTTTTGCAGAGAAACTTAATGAG GTACAAGATTGGTTGTATATGGATGGTGAAGATGCTCAAGCAAATGAATTCAAGGAACGCCTTGACCAACTTAAGGCCATCGGTGACCCAATTCTTTTCAG ATTGAGTGAGCTAAAAGCCCGACCAGCGGCTTGTGAAAATGCTAGATTGTATCTTGCTGAGTTGCAAAAG ATTGTTAAGAACTGGGACTCGAACAAACCGTGGCTTCCAAAAAAGAGGGTAGATGAG GTTGTAAGTGAAGCAGAGAAAGTAAAAACTTGGTTGGAGGAGAAGGAAGCCATACAGAAAAG CACCCCTGTCTACAGTCCACCTGCTTTCACATCTGAAGAAGTCTACGAAAAAGTTCTGGACCTACAAGATAAG GTTTCTAGTGTCAATAGGATACCTAAACCAAAACCCAAGATAGAAAAGAAACCTCCCAAGGAAGAAGAGTCTGCTAACAAAGAGAAAACTGACTCTTCGGAATCTGAATCCAAAGAAGCTGAATCCACGGAAACATCGTCGGAATCAGCTGCCCCTGAAGAGAGTCAGTCTGAACCACAAAAGACTGACGATTTAGAACCTGAAGCTCATGATGAGTTGTGA
- the LOC127764043 gene encoding uncharacterized protein LOC127764043 isoform X1 has translation MESFRDDQRAGPQSEQHSDHVSDSAEDAISDEDVLAPTRLSLACAASKEREKENKMVVPDESTIWDEVLEEADELAYVHKVPPSISFLSDGTGKRRKGEHRLKFSIRGSSSVSLNVKTENPYIGEQEVSSVMPTNRAPEAMMAEQLENIKEETEDLPSEFACSTKKANVSISELLDSLQDRSASSAGTPFLLHQHTRPKEEKPKVPTSVKRTLALLGQRNLETENPLEHVIGETSSEEEDDAQNNLALINKDVKGQTMADIFQQVFNATSMDCFTLPVRSYGSGYYGRMQQILQMEKDRHAEFLRQYNREQDYLGDPKGVTVQILSRSLEGKLTICRCLFMEKSNLATTGEVSTDRDMDNSSVKRTIIFSPKICDNVDLLAGNIIHIFPPWKEVKVKEETVILCTYFSHRGV, from the exons ATGGAGAGCTTCCGTGATGATCAGCGCGCTGGTCCTCAATCCGAGCAACACTCTGATCATGTGTCTGATTCTGCTGAGGATGCAATATCTGATGAG GATGTTCTTGCACCAACAAGACTGTCATTAGCTTGTGCTGCttcaaaagaaagagagaaggaaaacaAAATGGTGGTGCCAGATGAATCAACCATCTGGGATGAAGTTCTGGAAGAAGCCGATGAGCTAGCCTATGTGCACAAAGTTCCTCCTAGTATATCATTCCTATCTGATGGAACAGGCAAAA GGAGAAAAGGTGAACACAGGCTCAAATTCTCAATACGTGGATCCAGTTCTGTTTCACTGAATGTGAAGACTGAAAACCCATACATTGGGGAGCAAGAAGTTTCATCAGTAATGCCAACAAACAGAGCTCCTGAAGCCATGATGGCTGAGCAGTTGGAAAATATCAAGGAGGAAACTGAAGATTTGCCCTCAGAGTTTGCTTGTTCAACCAAGAAAGCAAATGTTTCAATTTCTGAACTTCTTGACAGTTTACAGGATAGAAGTGCCTCCTCTGCTGGGACACCATTTTTG TTGCATCAACACACCAGACCTAAGGAAGAAAAGCCAAAGGTCCCTACTTCTGTGAAGAGAACACTTGCACTTCTAGGTCAGAGGAATCTTGAGACCGAGAATCCCTTGGAGCATGTAATTGGTGAAACATCTAGCGAGGAGGAA GACGATGCTCAAAACAACCTGGCTTTGATCAACAAAGATGTCAAGGGGCAAACTATGGCTGACATATTTCAACAAGTATTTAATGCAACAAGCATGGACTGTTTTACACTGCCCGTGAGATCATATGG ATCTGGTTATTATGGAAGGATGCAACAAATTCTGCAGATGGAGAAAGATAGGCATGCTGAGTTCCTAAGACAGTATAACAGAGAGCAAGATTATTTAG GCGATCCAAAGGGGGTTACAGTTCAGATTTTGTCAAGGTCTCTGGAAGGAAAGCTAACAATCTGCCGCTGCTTGTTCATGGAGAAGAGCAAT TTGGCCACAACAGGGGAAGTGTCAACAGATCGTGACATGGATAATAGCAGCGTGAAAAGGACCATCATCTTCAGTCCCAAGATATGTGACAACGTGGATCTTCTAGCAGGAAACATTATTCACATCTTCCCACCATG GAAAGAAGTTAAGGTGAAAGAAGAGACGGTGATTCTTTGCACCTACTTCTCGCATCGTGGAGTTTGA
- the LOC127764043 gene encoding uncharacterized protein LOC127764043 isoform X2, which translates to MESFRDDQRAGPQSEQHSDHVSDSAEDAISDEDVLAPTRLSLACAASKEREKENKMVVPDESTIWDEVLEEADELAYVHKVPPSISFLSDGTGKRRKGEHRLKFSIRGSSSVSLNVKTENPYIGEQEVSSVMPTNRAPEAMMAEQLENIKEETEDLPSEFACSTKKANVSISELLDSLQDRSASSAGTPFLLHQHTRPKEEKPKVPTSVKRTLALLGQRNLETENPLEHVIGETSSEEEVDVKGQTMADIFQQVFNATSMDCFTLPVRSYGSGYYGRMQQILQMEKDRHAEFLRQYNREQDYLGDPKGVTVQILSRSLEGKLTICRCLFMEKSNLATTGEVSTDRDMDNSSVKRTIIFSPKICDNVDLLAGNIIHIFPPWKEVKVKEETVILCTYFSHRGV; encoded by the exons ATGGAGAGCTTCCGTGATGATCAGCGCGCTGGTCCTCAATCCGAGCAACACTCTGATCATGTGTCTGATTCTGCTGAGGATGCAATATCTGATGAG GATGTTCTTGCACCAACAAGACTGTCATTAGCTTGTGCTGCttcaaaagaaagagagaaggaaaacaAAATGGTGGTGCCAGATGAATCAACCATCTGGGATGAAGTTCTGGAAGAAGCCGATGAGCTAGCCTATGTGCACAAAGTTCCTCCTAGTATATCATTCCTATCTGATGGAACAGGCAAAA GGAGAAAAGGTGAACACAGGCTCAAATTCTCAATACGTGGATCCAGTTCTGTTTCACTGAATGTGAAGACTGAAAACCCATACATTGGGGAGCAAGAAGTTTCATCAGTAATGCCAACAAACAGAGCTCCTGAAGCCATGATGGCTGAGCAGTTGGAAAATATCAAGGAGGAAACTGAAGATTTGCCCTCAGAGTTTGCTTGTTCAACCAAGAAAGCAAATGTTTCAATTTCTGAACTTCTTGACAGTTTACAGGATAGAAGTGCCTCCTCTGCTGGGACACCATTTTTG TTGCATCAACACACCAGACCTAAGGAAGAAAAGCCAAAGGTCCCTACTTCTGTGAAGAGAACACTTGCACTTCTAGGTCAGAGGAATCTTGAGACCGAGAATCCCTTGGAGCATGTAATTGGTGAAACATCTAGCGAGGAGGAAGTAG ATGTCAAGGGGCAAACTATGGCTGACATATTTCAACAAGTATTTAATGCAACAAGCATGGACTGTTTTACACTGCCCGTGAGATCATATGG ATCTGGTTATTATGGAAGGATGCAACAAATTCTGCAGATGGAGAAAGATAGGCATGCTGAGTTCCTAAGACAGTATAACAGAGAGCAAGATTATTTAG GCGATCCAAAGGGGGTTACAGTTCAGATTTTGTCAAGGTCTCTGGAAGGAAAGCTAACAATCTGCCGCTGCTTGTTCATGGAGAAGAGCAAT TTGGCCACAACAGGGGAAGTGTCAACAGATCGTGACATGGATAATAGCAGCGTGAAAAGGACCATCATCTTCAGTCCCAAGATATGTGACAACGTGGATCTTCTAGCAGGAAACATTATTCACATCTTCCCACCATG GAAAGAAGTTAAGGTGAAAGAAGAGACGGTGATTCTTTGCACCTACTTCTCGCATCGTGGAGTTTGA
- the LOC127763114 gene encoding pentatricopeptide repeat-containing protein At1g77360, mitochondrial-like, which produces MPDQRPKRPSDSVAAASPAAKRARDPSAPAFPTYRDAPDLPPKIRLLCEILASSAPDVDAALDDADVRVTSSDVEQVLRFSYAHPRAAVAFFRWAGHRHLRHQHSPYSWNLVVDLLGKNRLFEPMWDTVSSMRTQGLLSLATFASVFSSLAANPASSPLRAFVELSMYGMDRDTPALNSLLSALCRASRLDDARAAIPVARAEAGTRPDADSYAILLEGCEAAGDPHVAREVFDEMRHVIGFDPANVPAYDSFLTTLISSGSSTALMDAMDYLAILHRQRCSPGEKFFRAALAAHLKARELRGAVVLWNDFVVRRGLIPDKEMYSTMIMLQGTLGHPEVIVEYLDEMTFDGVFPDADTYNMVFQFLLKGRKLREASAIFSEMVKNEFWPNEANCSLALRMFLDTRDWDSGIKLWKCMLENGLPPLEESGNMLVSKLKDERLPEACKYAEDMIDRRIKLSSSTMSKLKQCLMKVYKGHIHDHLLRKWKAH; this is translated from the coding sequence atgcctgACCAGCGGCCAAAGCGGCCGTCCGactcggtcgccgccgcctcgccggcggcgaagcgcgCCCGCGACCCGTCCGCGCCGGCGTTCCCCACATACAGGGACGCCCCCGACCTGCCCCCGAAGATCCGTCTCCTATGCGAGATCCTGGCGTCCTCGGCACCCGACGTCGACGCGGcgctcgacgacgccgacgtccGCGTCACCTCCTCCGACGTCGAGCAGGTGCTCCGGTTCTCCTACGCccacccgcgcgccgccgtcgccttcttccGATGGGCGGGGCACCGGCACCTCCGCCACCAGCATTCCCCCTACTCGTGGAACctcgtcgtcgacctcctcgGCAAGAACCGCCTGTTCGAGCCCATGTGGGACACCGTCTCCTCCATGCGGACCCAGGGCCTGCTCTCCCTGGCCACCTTCGCCTCCGTGTTCTCCTCCCTGGCGGCCAACCCGGCCAGCTCCCCACTCAGGGCGTTCGTGGAGCTGTCGATGTACGGCATGGACCGCGACACGCCGGCGCTCAactccctcctctccgcgctCTGCCGCGCCTCCCGCCTGGACGACGCCCGCGCCGCGATCCCCGTGGCGCGCGCCGAGGCCGGCACCCGCCCCGACGCCGACTCCTACGCCATCCTTCTGGAGGGCTGCGAGGCTGCCGGCGACCCTCACGTTGCACGCGAGGTGTTCGACGAGATGCGGCACGTCATCGGATTCGATCCTGCCAATGTTCCTGCCTATGATTCTTTCCTCACTACACTGATTTCAAGTGGTTCCTCCACAGCGTTAATGGATGCGATGGACTATCTTGCTATCTTGCACCGGCAGAGGTGCTCACCTGGGGAGAAGTTCTTCCGCGCCGCACTGGCCGCACACCTCAAGGCGCGTGAATtgcgcggcgcggtggtgcTCTGGAACGACTTTGTCGTAAGGCGGGGACTCATCCCAGATAAGGAAATGTATAGCACAATGATCATGCTGCAGGGCACTCTTGGGCATCCTGAGGTGATTGTTGAGTACCTTGATGAGATGACCTTTGATGGAGTGTTTCCAGATGCGGACACATACAATATGGTTTTCCAGTTCTTGCTGAAGGGGAGGAAACTCCGGGAGGCGTCGGCAATATTTAGCGAGATGGTCAAGAACGAGTTCTGGCCCAATGAGGCAAATTGTTCGCTCGCGCTTCGTATGTTCTTGGATACACGAGACTGGGATTCAGGGATCAAGTTGTGGAAATGCATGCTGGAGAATGGGCTTCCACCATTGGAGGAGAGTGGGAACATGCTCGTATCAAAGCTAAAGGATGAGAGGTTACCCGAGGCATGTAAATATGCAGAAGACATGATTGATCGTCGTATCAAGTTGAGCTCTTCCACAATGTCAAAGCTGAAGCAATGTCTGATGAAGGTTTATAAAGGACATATCCACGATCACCTACTTAGAAAATGGAAGGCGCACTAG
- the LOC127763115 gene encoding uncharacterized protein At1g26090, chloroplastic: MAPSLLASAASQILAAPRRGGRGRRRLVIACSAGAGAPPKLVTFLGKGGSGKTTAAAVAAQYYASEGLKTCLVIQSQDPTTEQLMGCKIGNSLTECAANLSTMKLETSKMLLEPLDRLKKVDSQINLTQGVLEAVVGEELGVLPGMDSVCSVLALQKLLNFFSTQRNSSQEEFDVVVYDCNNTEEILRLIGATERARSYLRYVKDLAEKTDIGRLASPSAMRLIYDSARPNGKTSEGRLSSELWNDIEQLIQRISVWFADPSKFACFLIMDPRRSISVSSALRYWGCTTQAGGNICGAFGYTEQRFEIHQGVAEKFLPMTFSFLPFLPTDSSADWSRVLNSLSQNAKDLLRNTSNKVYPSVSFDSVQKSVTLFMPGFDKSEIKLYQYRGGSELLIEAGDQRRVVKLPPAMQGKVGGAKFVDRNLIVTIR, from the exons ATGGCTCCCTCCTTGCTCGCCTCGGCGGCGAGCCAAATCCTCGCCGCTCCCCGCCGGggaggccgcggccggcggcgtctgGTCATCGCCTGCTCCGCCGGTGCCGGTGCTCCTCCCAAGCTGGTGACTTTCCTCGGGAAGGGCGGCTCCGGGAAGaccaccgcggccgccgtcgccgctcag TATTATGCAAGTGAAGGCTTGAAGACATGCTTGGTCATACAGTCCCAAGATCCCACCACAGAGCAATTGATGGGTTGTAAGATCGGTAACTCGCTGACCGAGTGCGCTGCCAATCTTTCCACCATGAAGCTGGAGACTAGTAAA ATGCTGCTTGAACCCCTTGACCGGCTAAAGAAAGTGGACTCGCAGATCAATCTTACTCAAGGAGTCCTTGAGGCG GTTGTAGGGGAGGAGCTTGGAGTCTTACCCGGAATGGACTCGGTCTGTTCAGTGTTAGCTCTTCAGAAGCTGCTTAACTTCTTTTCAACTCAAAGGAATAGTTCACAAGAGGAATTTGATGTGGTAGTGTATGATTGCAACAATACAGAGGAAATTCTACGGCTAATTGGTGCTACTGAGAGAGCAAG GTCTTACTTGAGGTATGTGAAGGATCTAGCAGAAAAGACTGACATAGGAAGACTGGCTTCTCCTTCCGCGATGAGACTAATATACGATTCTGCAAGGCCAAATGGTAAAACTAGTGAAGGAAGACTGAGTTCAGAGTTATGGAATGATATTGAACAACTTATTCAG agaaTATCGGTTTGGTTTGCCGATCCCTCAAAATTTGCATGCTTCCTCATCATGGACCCTAGAAGATCAATCTCTGTATCTTCTGCATTGCGATACTGGGGATGTACAACTCAAGCTGGTGGAAATATATGTGGAGCATTTGGTTATACTGAACAGCGTTTCGAAATTCACCAAGGAGTTGCAGAGAAGTTTTTGCCGATGACTTTCTCGTTTCTGCCATTTCTGCCAACTGATTCTTCAGCAGACTGGAGCAGAGTGCTGAATTCTTTGAGCCAAAATGCAAAAGATTTACTGAGGAATACAAGCAACAAAGTATACCCTTCAGTTAGTTTTGATTCTGTTCAGAAATCGGTGACCCTTTTCATGCCGGGCTTTGATAAGTCTGAAATCAAACTATATCAA TATAGAGGTGGATCAGAACTACTGATAGAAGCCGGCGACCAGAGGCGCGTCGTAAAGCTGCCGCCGGCGATGCAGGGCAAAGTTGGTGGCGCCAAGTTCGTCGACAGGAACCTCATTGTTACCATCCGGTAG
- the LOC127763116 gene encoding 17.8 kDa heat shock protein yields MSLVLSRMLLDRFFPGAGGVVAGEARPPMDWRETPVAHVFEMDLPGLAKDQVAVEVVDGHILRVRAGGEHEDANNAAKAGKASGEEEEENDGVRWHCRERAAGRRRAAVTQFRLPEDAAADEASARMADGVLTVTVPKRKGKKRHAGNGKAAGDDKPVCCRFWP; encoded by the coding sequence ATGTCTTTGGTGCTCTCGCGGATGCTGCTCGACAGGttcttccccggcgccggcggcgtcgtcgccggtgaaGCCCGGCCGCCGATGGACTGGAGGGAGACGCCGGTGGCGCACGTGTTCGAGATGGACCTCCCCGGGCTGGCCAAGGACCAGGTCGCCGTCGAGGTGGTGGACGGCCACATCCTCCGcgtccgcgccggcggcgaacacGAGGACGCCAATAACGCAGCCAAGGCGGGGAAGGccagcggcgaggaggaggaggaaaacgaCGGCGTGAGGTGGCATTGCagggagagggcggcggggaggcggcgcgcggccgtgACGCAGTTCCGGCTGccggaggacgcggcggcggacgaggcgagCGCGCGGATGGCGGACGGGGTGCTCACGGTGACCGTGCCGAAGCGGAAGGGCAAGAAGCGGCACGCCGGCAACGGcaaggcggccggcgacgacaagCCAGTGTGCTGCCGCTTCTGGCCGTGA